A region from the Prevotella melaninogenica genome encodes:
- a CDS encoding nucleoside recognition domain-containing protein — protein MALNYIWIGFFLISFIFGIISLLMGDTTIFQKMVDSTFDSSKTAFETSLGLTGVLALWLGIMKIGEKAGVVNVLARMLSPFFTKLFPDIPKNHPVMGSIFMNIASNMLGLDNAATPTGLKAMAQMQELNTKKDTATNPMIMFLVLNTSGLTIIPTTILAFRSSYGAVQPTDVFIPILLATTVATLAGIILTAGWQRINIFQPTLLAGLVGLIGFIGLVIWGFGQMDKETMGTVTSVASNLILMSIIVLFIGAGLLKKVNVYDAFIEGAKDGFQTAVRIIPYLVAILVAVGVFRASGAMDLLIQGVKWCVEQCGLNTDFVGALPTAFMKPLSGSGARGLMLEAMKNYGPDSFVGRLSCVFQGSTDTTFYVLAVYFGSISVRYTRHALACGLLADLAGVIAAIAICYIFF, from the coding sequence ATGGCACTGAACTATATTTGGATAGGATTCTTCTTGATCTCATTCATCTTTGGTATTATCTCTCTGTTGATGGGTGATACGACGATATTTCAGAAAATGGTTGATTCTACTTTTGATTCATCTAAGACTGCTTTTGAAACATCATTGGGCTTGACTGGAGTGTTGGCATTATGGTTGGGCATCATGAAGATTGGTGAAAAGGCTGGTGTTGTCAATGTTCTTGCACGTATGCTCAGCCCTTTTTTCACGAAACTGTTCCCTGATATTCCAAAGAATCACCCTGTAATGGGTTCTATCTTTATGAATATTGCATCTAATATGTTAGGACTTGACAATGCAGCTACTCCTACAGGACTGAAGGCAATGGCGCAGATGCAAGAGCTGAACACAAAGAAAGACACGGCAACTAACCCGATGATAATGTTCCTTGTACTGAATACTTCGGGCTTGACCATTATCCCTACGACGATTCTTGCTTTCCGAAGCTCTTACGGAGCAGTGCAACCTACGGACGTATTTATCCCTATCTTGCTTGCAACCACAGTCGCAACACTTGCCGGAATCATCCTTACAGCAGGTTGGCAGCGTATCAATATCTTCCAACCCACACTACTTGCAGGGCTTGTGGGACTGATAGGTTTTATTGGATTGGTTATTTGGGGCTTCGGACAAATGGATAAGGAGACGATGGGAACGGTGACATCTGTTGCCTCAAACCTCATTCTTATGTCGATTATTGTCCTTTTCATCGGTGCAGGTTTACTGAAGAAAGTGAATGTTTATGATGCTTTCATCGAAGGTGCAAAAGATGGATTCCAGACCGCTGTACGCATTATTCCTTACTTGGTTGCTATCCTTGTGGCTGTAGGAGTGTTCCGTGCATCGGGCGCAATGGACCTCTTGATACAGGGAGTTAAGTGGTGTGTAGAACAGTGTGGACTGAATACTGACTTTGTAGGAGCACTCCCAACCGCCTTTATGAAGCCTCTTTCGGGTAGCGGTGCACGTGGCTTAATGTTAGAAGCCATGAAGAACTATGGTCCAGACTCATTCGTTGGCAGATTGAGCTGTGTCTTCCAAGGTTCAACAGATACCACTTTCTACGTTTTAGCAGTTTACTTTGGAAGCATCAGCGTGAGATATACTCGCCACGCATTGGCATGTGGATTGTTAGCCGACTTGGCAGGTGTAATCGCCGCAATTGCTATATGCTATATTTTCTTTTAG
- a CDS encoding M28 family peptidase — MKTNIKLFFGCLLAASLATVAYGCKGKASNADNSADTVATAKPVGPTFDADSAYAFTATQCDFGPRVMNSTAHEKCGKWIVDKFKEYGCEVQEQKADLKAYDGTILKSTNIIAHFNPNAKKRILICAHWDSRPWADNDPDSTNHKKPVMAANDGASGVAVMLELARQLQADKKFTVGVDFVCFDAEDWGVPRWETRYPNADDSWALGAQYYAKNFPTAVKPEFGILLDMVGGEGAQFYREGMSVQFASDVVNRVWEAAKAAGFGSYFPDAIGGMVTDDHVPVNQFAGIPTIDIIPYYPDCQQSSFGPTWHTVNDTMEHIDKNTLQAVGQTVIQVLYTL, encoded by the coding sequence ATGAAAACGAATATAAAACTCTTTTTCGGCTGCCTCTTGGCAGCATCCCTCGCAACTGTAGCCTATGGCTGTAAGGGGAAAGCAAGTAACGCTGATAATAGTGCTGATACTGTTGCTACAGCAAAGCCTGTTGGTCCTACGTTTGATGCTGACTCTGCCTATGCTTTCACAGCGACACAATGTGACTTCGGACCACGTGTGATGAACTCAACAGCACATGAGAAATGTGGCAAGTGGATAGTAGATAAATTCAAGGAATATGGTTGTGAGGTGCAGGAACAGAAGGCTGACCTAAAAGCCTATGATGGTACGATATTGAAATCAACAAACATCATCGCACACTTTAATCCAAACGCAAAGAAGCGCATCCTAATCTGTGCGCACTGGGATAGCCGTCCTTGGGCGGATAATGATCCCGACTCTACTAATCACAAGAAACCTGTTATGGCAGCGAATGATGGTGCCAGTGGTGTGGCTGTGATGCTTGAGTTAGCACGTCAGTTGCAGGCTGATAAGAAGTTCACTGTGGGTGTTGACTTCGTTTGCTTTGATGCAGAAGACTGGGGAGTACCACGTTGGGAGACTCGATATCCGAATGCTGACGACTCTTGGGCATTGGGTGCACAATACTATGCAAAGAACTTCCCGACAGCTGTTAAGCCTGAATTCGGTATTTTGTTAGATATGGTAGGTGGCGAAGGTGCACAATTCTATCGTGAAGGAATGTCTGTGCAGTTCGCTTCTGATGTCGTAAATCGTGTGTGGGAAGCTGCAAAAGCAGCAGGATTTGGCTCTTACTTCCCTGATGCTATCGGTGGAATGGTTACCGATGACCATGTGCCAGTAAACCAGTTTGCAGGTATTCCTACGATTGATATCATCCCTTACTATCCTGATTGTCAGCAAAGTTCTTTTGGTCCAACATGGCATACAGTCAATGACACTATGGAACATATCGACAAGAATACGCTGCAGGCAGTTGGTCAGACCGTCATACAGGTATTGTATACGCTGTAA
- a CDS encoding gamma-glutamyl-gamma-aminobutyrate hydrolase family protein, with product MQYDLQAHLNKVYETFPEAKRKPIIGITTNYIDGDAAIRDVYYKQVVAAGGIPMLVPPVADKDVLINTLDHLDGLLLTGGADINPLWAGEEPSIKLHNINAERDLPELMITRLAFNRQLPILGICRGIQTLAVALDGKVQQDIYEDYIREDETVEKKLSKDKTITTFRAATLKHSQDAERSEATHSVTVSKSSVLYALYKEERLMVNSFHHQAVKDPGKRFRVTALSPDGVIEAIESNDFKPIMGVQWHPECMGEEGGKLFQWLVGQSNNFYLAKQLHQRILTLDTHCDTPMFFPQGVKFDQRDPRILYDLHKMTDGRQDAVTMAAYLPQPKIGESFSSKIDIEGLKRFNPHLVETLNHLSPAVYADLIFDKIEEIVKQNQRYISIARTPSDLYEDKRKGRKSIMFAIENGLALEHKLENVKHFAQRGVTYITLCHNGDNDICDSARGCNTHGGVSKFGEEVIKEMNRNGIMIDLSHGGEKSFYDALELSTMPIVCSHSNSKALCDVPRNLTDDQMRALAKKGGVAHITMFQGFLKKGSEATVMDAINHLEHAINVMGVDHVGIGTDFDGDGTVRGMADASEMINFTLHLLRRKYSERDIEKIWGGNWLRVMAQVQSVRK from the coding sequence ATGCAATACGATCTTCAGGCGCATCTTAATAAGGTGTATGAAACCTTCCCTGAGGCTAAACGTAAGCCTATAATTGGTATCACTACCAATTATATAGACGGTGATGCTGCGATAAGGGATGTCTATTATAAGCAGGTAGTAGCAGCGGGTGGAATCCCAATGCTTGTTCCACCTGTGGCTGATAAGGATGTGCTTATTAACACCCTTGACCATCTTGACGGTCTTCTCCTTACGGGTGGTGCTGATATCAACCCTCTCTGGGCTGGAGAGGAACCTTCTATTAAACTCCATAATATCAATGCTGAGCGTGATTTACCCGAACTGATGATAACGCGTTTGGCATTTAATCGTCAGCTGCCTATCCTTGGTATTTGCCGAGGTATACAGACGTTGGCTGTCGCTTTGGATGGAAAGGTACAGCAAGATATCTATGAAGATTATATCAGGGAGGATGAAACAGTTGAGAAGAAACTGAGCAAAGACAAGACGATAACTACCTTTCGTGCTGCAACACTGAAGCATTCACAGGATGCTGAACGTAGTGAAGCCACCCATAGCGTGACCGTTTCAAAGTCGTCTGTCCTCTATGCGCTCTATAAGGAAGAACGTTTGATGGTCAACAGCTTCCATCATCAAGCCGTCAAAGACCCTGGAAAGCGTTTCCGTGTGACTGCTCTTTCGCCAGATGGCGTTATTGAAGCCATCGAAAGCAATGATTTTAAGCCTATTATGGGAGTGCAATGGCATCCGGAGTGTATGGGTGAGGAAGGAGGAAAACTCTTCCAATGGCTGGTAGGACAGTCTAATAACTTTTATCTTGCTAAGCAGCTCCATCAGCGCATATTGACCCTCGATACACATTGTGACACGCCAATGTTCTTCCCACAAGGTGTCAAGTTTGATCAGCGCGACCCACGTATTCTATACGATCTTCATAAGATGACGGACGGAAGACAGGACGCTGTGACGATGGCTGCCTATCTTCCACAACCGAAGATTGGTGAGTCTTTCTCGTCAAAGATTGATATTGAAGGTTTGAAACGCTTTAATCCGCATCTCGTTGAGACCTTGAATCATCTCTCACCAGCTGTATATGCCGACCTTATCTTCGATAAAATCGAGGAAATTGTGAAGCAAAATCAACGCTATATCAGTATTGCTCGTACGCCTTCCGACCTTTATGAAGACAAGCGTAAGGGGCGTAAGAGTATCATGTTTGCCATTGAGAATGGTCTTGCTTTGGAGCATAAACTTGAGAATGTTAAGCACTTTGCACAGCGTGGTGTGACCTATATAACCCTTTGTCACAATGGAGATAACGACATCTGTGACTCTGCACGAGGCTGCAATACCCACGGTGGCGTAAGTAAGTTTGGTGAAGAGGTTATCAAGGAGATGAACCGTAATGGTATTATGATTGACTTGAGTCATGGCGGAGAGAAAAGTTTTTATGATGCGTTGGAGCTCAGTACGATGCCAATAGTATGTAGTCATTCTAATAGTAAAGCACTCTGTGATGTCCCTCGTAACCTTACTGACGATCAGATGCGAGCGTTAGCAAAGAAGGGTGGTGTGGCACATATCACAATGTTCCAAGGCTTCTTGAAGAAGGGTAGTGAGGCTACTGTTATGGATGCTATTAACCATTTGGAGCATGCTATCAATGTTATGGGTGTTGACCATGTTGGTATCGGTACCGACTTCGATGGTGATGGCACTGTACGTGGTATGGCTGATGCCAGCGAGATGATTAATTTCACCCTTCATCTTTTACGTCGCAAGTATAGCGAACGAGATATTGAAAAGATATGGGGAGGTAACTGGCTGCGTGTAATGGCACAGGTTCAGAGTGTTAGAAAGTAA
- a CDS encoding Lrp/AsnC family transcriptional regulator: protein MEKVDKLDKKILGILSQNARMPFKDVAAQCGVSRAAIHQRVQHLIENSVITGSGFDVNPKSLGYTTCTYIGLNLERGSMYKKVVERISSIPEVVECHFTTGPYTMLVKLYAKDNEQLMDLLNNQLQGISGVVSTETLISLEQSIKREIPIIEESL, encoded by the coding sequence ATGGAAAAAGTAGACAAATTAGATAAAAAGATATTAGGTATTCTCTCCCAGAATGCCCGTATGCCTTTTAAGGATGTGGCTGCTCAGTGTGGTGTATCACGGGCTGCTATCCATCAACGTGTGCAACATTTGATAGAGAATAGCGTTATTACGGGCAGTGGTTTTGACGTTAATCCTAAGAGTTTAGGCTATACAACCTGTACCTATATAGGTCTTAATCTTGAGCGTGGCTCAATGTATAAGAAGGTCGTTGAGCGTATCAGTTCTATCCCAGAGGTGGTAGAGTGTCACTTTACAACGGGTCCTTATACTATGCTTGTGAAACTTTATGCAAAAGACAATGAGCAATTGATGGACCTCCTTAACAACCAGTTACAAGGTATCTCTGGTGTGGTATCAACTGAGACTCTCATTTCTCTTGAACAGAGTATCAAACGTGAGATTCCTATAATAGAGGAATCGCTTTAA
- a CDS encoding FKBP-type peptidyl-prolyl cis-trans isomerase — MKKVIMLALLIAVGSVFNAASAQSKKNRKQISKCPLECKESSVVLASASDTLSYAAGMSMTRGLNEYLANQFGVKEAQMPDFLRGLREGIKNRKDSAFAAYVAGLVISSQVEKTMLPNITAKFEGTSSPINADLLYKGFIAALAKDTTFLKQADAEQIFEKKEVELKAKKDAEIKAKNEAYLEENKKKEGVVTLSDGLQYRIIKKGDGPMPKESDRVQVIYEGKTIDGKVFDATSRHGVEFDTFNVGGLIKGWTEALQMMPVGSKWEIVIPQHLAYGERGAGRDIGPFSTLIFTLELKGIEAAPEKETKVVDAAKLVPAKKMPAQKAKKNVKK, encoded by the coding sequence ATGAAGAAAGTAATAATGCTGGCACTGCTCATTGCAGTAGGTTCAGTCTTCAATGCAGCAAGTGCGCAGAGTAAGAAGAACAGAAAGCAGATTTCGAAGTGTCCATTAGAATGTAAAGAAAGTTCAGTAGTATTGGCTTCAGCTTCTGACACATTGAGTTATGCAGCAGGTATGTCTATGACACGTGGTTTGAACGAATACCTTGCTAATCAGTTTGGTGTTAAAGAGGCGCAGATGCCTGACTTCCTACGAGGCTTGCGTGAAGGTATTAAAAACCGTAAGGACTCTGCCTTTGCTGCTTATGTTGCAGGACTGGTTATCAGTTCACAGGTAGAAAAGACGATGTTACCAAATATCACTGCTAAGTTCGAGGGTACCTCGTCACCCATCAACGCTGACTTGCTCTATAAGGGCTTTATCGCAGCTTTAGCAAAGGATACTACTTTCCTCAAGCAAGCAGATGCTGAGCAAATCTTTGAGAAGAAGGAAGTAGAGCTGAAAGCAAAGAAAGATGCTGAGATAAAGGCTAAGAATGAGGCTTACTTGGAGGAGAATAAGAAGAAGGAGGGTGTTGTAACCCTTTCTGATGGTCTTCAGTATCGCATCATTAAGAAGGGCGATGGTCCTATGCCAAAAGAGTCTGACCGTGTACAGGTTATCTATGAGGGAAAGACTATTGATGGAAAGGTTTTCGATGCAACTTCACGTCACGGCGTAGAATTTGATACTTTCAATGTTGGTGGACTTATCAAAGGTTGGACAGAGGCACTGCAAATGATGCCTGTTGGCTCAAAGTGGGAGATTGTTATCCCACAGCATCTCGCTTACGGTGAGCGTGGCGCAGGTCGTGATATCGGTCCGTTCTCAACGCTTATCTTCACGCTTGAGTTGAAGGGTATTGAGGCTGCACCTGAAAAGGAGACAAAGGTCGTAGATGCTGCAAAGCTTGTTCCTGCTAAAAAAATGCCTGCTCAGAAAGCAAAGAAGAATGTAAAAAAGTAA